Proteins from one Bactrocera neohumeralis isolate Rockhampton chromosome 3, APGP_CSIRO_Bneo_wtdbg2-racon-allhic-juicebox.fasta_v2, whole genome shotgun sequence genomic window:
- the LOC126754220 gene encoding uncharacterized protein LOC126754220, whose product MRLLRILPLVLLVSRSPARATATSTLVKRSYITTSGNFAAATGSCSSSNKMPEKRIAPVISSLEDFERKLPGYLNKKTPLALLLDYDGTLAAIADNPKNTYMNVDVEKLLNRLAVHPQIFLCIISGRGLRDVQSRIGIKGITYAGNHGLEIESGDGTRHDYPLAAELKKHYAPMVKELIDNVQKNGAWVEDKTVSLTYHYRDVPAKISEEQKQLAIRIIESHGYRTSQAHDAIEAKPPVNWHKGEASLLILKDRFGDDWAEKIKVIFAGDDNTDEDAMRFLQGSSKTFRVAADPEIQTYADFRLPQQDLVEDLLKWIRKTYSD is encoded by the exons A TGCGTCTGCTAAGAATTTTACCACTGGTTCTGCTGGTCTCACGCTCGCCAGCACGCGCTACAGCCACCAGCACTCTTGTGAAGCGTTCATACATTACAACTAGCGGTAATTTTGCAGCAGCAACAGGTAGTTGCAGTAGCAGCAATAAAATGCCAGAGAAACGCATAGCGCCAGTGATATCTTCTTTGGAGGATTTCGAACGCAAATTACCAGG TTACTTGAATAAGAAGACACCACTCGCCTTGCTCTTGGACTACGATGGCACATTGGCCGCCATTGCCGATAATCCAAAGAACACCTATATGAATGTGGATGTGGAAAAGCTGTTGAATCGGTTAGCTGTACATCCTCAAATCTTTTTGTGCATTATCTCTGGACGCGGACTGCGTGATGTACAATCACGTATCGGTATCAAAGGGATCACCTATGCCGGCAATCACGGCTTGGAAATCGAAAGTGGCGATGGTACACGTCACGACTATCCGTTAGCCGCTGAACTAAAGAAACATTACGCGCCGATGGTGAAAGAACTGATCGATAATGTGCAAAAGAATGGCGCTTGGGTTGAGGATAAAACAGTATCATTGACCTATCACTATCGTGATGTACCTGCCAAAATATCTGAGGAACAAAAGCAATTGGCTATACGGATAATCGAATCGCATGGTTACCGTACAAGTCAAGCGCACGATGCGATTGAGGCGAAGCCGCCAGTGAATTGGCATAAAG GTGAAGCTTCACTACTCATATTGAAGGACCGTTTCGGCGATGATTGGgccgaaaaaattaaagtgataTTCGCCGGCGATGACAACACCGATGAGGATGCCATGCgg TTTCTGCAAGGTTCCAGCAAAACATTCCGCGTCGCTGCTGATCCCGAAATTCAGACCTACGCCGATTTTCGTTTACCGCAACAGGACCTTGTGGAGGACTTGCTGAAATGGATTAGAAAAACTTACTCCGATTAG
- the LOC126754222 gene encoding uncharacterized protein LOC126754222: MPEKRVVPVIGSLADFESKLPGYLNSNAPLALLLDYDGTLVALANNPANTLLTANMRKLLHQLAVHPKVFLALISGRGLRDVQSCLGIQGITYAGNHGLEIESGDGTRHDYALPAELQTRYTTIVRELTEKLENNGAWVEDKKVSLTFHYRDVPADSVEQYRQAAKAIIESHGFRANQAHMAVEAKPPVNWNKGEAALLILKNQFGEDWAKKVKVIFAGDDTTDEDAMRLLQGSGISFRVSTDPNIETYADFRLASQGVVEDLLTWISETYSQ; encoded by the exons ATGCCTGAGAAACGTGTAGTGCCTGTGATTGGCTCTTTGGCTGACTTTGAAAGCAAATTGCCTGG TTATCTGAACTCAAACGCGCCCCTCGCTTTACTACTCGACTACGATGGCACCTTGGTGGCCCTCGCCAATAATCCGGCGAATACACTTCTCACTGCGAATATGAGAAAATTACTGCACCAATTGGCCGTACATCCGAAGGTCTTCTTGGCCCTTATCTCCGGACGGGGACTGCGTGATGTGCAATCATGCTTGGGCATACAAGGAATCACATACGCGGGCAATCACGGCTTGGAAATCGAGAGTGGCGATGGCACACGTCACGACTATGCGCTGCCAGCTGAACTCCAGACGCGCTACACGACTATCGTAAGAGAATTAACGGAAAAGCTAGAAAATAACGGTGCATGGGTTGAGGATAAGAAGGTATCGCTAACATTTCACTACCGCGATGTGCCTGCCGATTCTGTCGAACAATATAGACAAGCGGCTAAGGCGATAATTGAGTCGCATGGCTTCCGTGCAAATCAAGCGCATATGGCGGTCGAGGCGAAGCCGCCAGTCAACTGGAACAAAG GTGAAGCGGCATTGCTCATTTTGAAGAATCAATTCGGCGAGGATTGGGCTAAAAAAGTCAAAGTGATATTTGCCGGCGACGACACCACCGACGAGGATGCCATGCGG TTATTGCAAGGCTCTGGCATATCTTTTCGTGTTTCAACCGATCCTAATATTGAGACCTACGCAGATTTTCGCTTAGCGAGCCAAGGTGTAGTGGAGGATTTGTTGACTTGGATCAGCGAAACCTATAGTCAATAA